CTGATTTAGGGGGGCAGACCCTTTAGTTGTGGATTGTGCCAAATCCACATCCGATAGTAAAAACTTTAAAGATTCTTGTGCTGAAACAAAATAATCTCTATAAGGAATTGTATCAAACTCTTGTAAAATCTGCTTTTGCAGATCAACGGACTGAATCCGAGAAGTCACAATGGCGAAAAAATTAGCATCACCTACCGCATATACACCTAACCCACCCCTTCGAACAGGCAGGTTTGTTAGTCTTCATTAAAAGGCACCAAATCCAAGTCCTTCATACGTCACAGTATTATCTAATGCCTTCCCTAAAGTGGTGTCGAACTGAGATGAAACTTCTGTAAAGTACTATGGTGGATAAGTGTGTGGAGAATAATACAGTTTACTCAGACCCATGCAAACTCGAAGGAGCACTAGGGTCATATTGGGGATCATTAAGCTTCTTGAATGCACCCATAAGCTCTACACATTTAGACACACTATTCTTAGTAAAATCCTTAAAAAATCAGCATCCATGCTTATAACTCCACCATGAAGTTTAACACCGACCTGAGGTTTACCAATATCCGGAGGAAAGAGCCAGTCCTTAAATATACATGGATCATTATAAGCCAAAATACCTATTTTCCTGCAATATTCATATCTAAACCCAAACCATGCCCTAAGATTGGATAATATTTAAGGCATTAGCGACCTTAACTGAATCTCTGATTGAAGACAGACCACAAATTTCAAAAGCACTCAGAATGTGCTTCTATGACATGGTATGAAGACCCTTAATGTACACGCGTGTAGAATAAGAAAACGCATTCAAGCTTCACATGAGGAATTATTACATACAACCATAGCCAAGGCAGACATAAGAGCCCCTAATATGTACTCCAAATTTCTACATGCAGAAGGAAAAAGAACATTGGAATACCTTTTAAAGAGTTGAGGCATCCAAAACACGTGGTTGGGTATTAATTTCAGAAGCGGGTAAATTATCATCACTTCCAAGCAATCATTTTACGGGGAATACCCCAAATATAAGAGAAAATATAATCATCTAGTTCATATGTAAGAGGTAAGATAGATTTCCCAATAGCatgtttataatttttaataagaATGTTCATGCAATTACCACAAAACCAATATTTAACTAGACTAAGCCCAATACAAAGATCATTATCAAGGAAGTCTTTATAAGAAGTAACCTGAGATTGGGAAAAAAAGGTGATGGTTATGGAGATGAACAATGAAATATGAAGGTGTAAGACCTCTGTCCTGAACACTATCATCTGAACAATTATCAAACCCTTTAAAAGGACAATGAGTATATGTTTTATAACTCTCTATTTACCCCAAATGTACTTGAGAAGACTCAAAATGCTGGTCAACAAATGTTCATAACTTGAAATTtcttataaataatttattaaacaCTTTATAAGCAAACTCGGAATAAGAAATGAGAATTTACTTCACTCTCAAAAAACTGTCCCAACACACCTAAATACTAGTGATGACAATTTAATTATTTTGTCTTAGCTTTTCATgaaatacaaatttaaaattttaaaatacatATGTTGATGAGTTCGGGAAGTTGTTCAGTAAAAGAAGGTGAGAGTAAAACAACAAATTAATTTCCCCAACCGGGTTTGCTCTTTGTTTAGTCATATTCAAAGACTGGCCAATTTAATTGTTATCTTTGATTATATATGAGTGTTGCGGTTAAAATAAGAAACTTGAAGTTTCTTTTCTCTTAAAGAATGACCCCATCATACCTAAATATTATTAGTGATGAAagtttagttaattattttttcTTACCTTTCATGAAATACAAGATTTGAAATTTTAAACTAGAGTTCGAGAGTTTCAGAAGAAGTTGTTcattaaaataagttgagagtGAAACCatcaaattaattattttatatattcgTATTAGTATGTAATATGTGCCATGTATATTCTAATTCTAATATGTTGCTGGTGTGACTCGAACCTTACActtatatattgtaaattataaattttaattttgatCTAAAATATCTAACAGCGCCAAATTGAGTGACAAGATTAACTACTTTTCATTGTTTCGTCTTTATATAATATTATAGATTgatatcaatatatatgaacACATATATCTTATATGTATATGTAATATAAAAATTTACCTGTACAAATATATGCCGAAGCAAGACACATACTTTTTGTATTATGGAATAAAAAATAGTATGGCTTTAATAAATTTgataaatatgtatatttatcTTTTGCAAAACTACATTAAAATAATATATTGAATGTTATGTTTCAGTTAATCttaaatgtaattatttattattttggttgataaaataaattgaaaaacaaactttttcttttaaaaacatgaaaaacataattttaaacataaaatataatataagCCTTTTTTAGGTAAACCTGGTCAATCTTGTTAATCTTAtatccacacaaggggcacaaaTAACAATCCCAAATACAATACATCCCAGCCCTAAATTGCCTAAATCTCAAACACAGTTGAAAGATGAGAAGATCTACGGGGACTATTCCGGAGGACCTAATAAGAGATATATTGCTGCGCCTTCCTTCAGAGACCGTAGTTGAATTAAAATTGGTTTGCAAATCGTGGCTGGCCCTCATTTTAAGCCCTAATTTCACTAAAGCTCACCTTACAATCACAGCCGCCGAAGAAAAAGACGTTCTACACATCGTCCGTACTTACGTCAATGGAAATAAATCAACCTCGGTACTCAGCAACTTGTCAGTACACCTCATTTTCCATCAATATTTCGTGATAAACTTGTTGGTTGTGGTTGTGGTATTGTCTGTCTTCGTTCTACTAATGGTTCTAATATGTACCTTTGGAACCCTACTAACCTTTCCAAACGCATTCCCTCCCCTCCTTTCATTGCGATGATGATGCTCTAGGGTTTGGTTTTGATGAGATTGACAACGATTTCAAGATTCTTAGGGTTGTTTGAAGATTGAAACTGATATTTTCACACCGAAATACGATGCCCAAGATTGTGTAGAAATTTATTTTGAGGTCTATTCTTCGAATACAAATGCATGGTGAAAGCTTGGGGATAATAAACCTATTGATCTTCCTTACAAGTTTGGTGAATTTCATGTTACTGTCAACACTGGACTTCTCTGTTGGGCTACATGTTATGGCATCATCACTTTCGACTTGCACACTGAAGTCCTTACTTGTAATGGTATTAACTACACCGTTCCTACTTTTGATGGTAACATGAGTAACATCAACAACTATAATGATATGGATAGTCATGCTCTTGTCACCAACTTCAAGGATTCTATTGCTGTCATTATCTATAAGCGTAGTAATTATCAACCTATTTATAAGTTGAATTTGTGGGCGTTGGATAATATGGAATGTCTTCGTGGTAGTGGAATCGATGCTTCATGGACTTTAATCTTCAACATTGATGTGAATTTGCCTATTGACTTTGTTCAAGGTTACCTTAATAGTGGTGATCTCCTACTTGATCTGTACCAGAACA
This genomic interval from Apium graveolens cultivar Ventura chromosome 8, ASM990537v1, whole genome shotgun sequence contains the following:
- the LOC141679249 gene encoding uncharacterized protein LOC141679249, with product MRRSTGTIPEDLIRDILLRLPSETVVELKLVCKSWLALILSPNFTKAHLTITAAEEKDVLHIVRTYVNGNKSTSLGDNKPIDLPYKFGEFHVTVNTGLLCWATCYGIITFDLHTEVLTCNGINYTVPTFDGNMSNINNYNDMDSHALVTNFKDSIAVIIYKRSNYQPIYKLNLWALDNMECLRGSGIDASWTLIFNIDVNLPIDFVQGYLNSGDLLLDLYQNSWYLYNLDNKEARYFTQSFYLLQI